A genome region from Cognatishimia activa includes the following:
- a CDS encoding flagellar basal body-associated FliL family protein, giving the protein MAKAPKENDAELAAEAEGEEDAQPKGSKKLLIAAVVLSLVSLGGGFFLARMAFQEDAETYAPDYVEEVVEEGVDEELAAKESDEKNADGGGEGEEEIKTAEDGIIEFDEILTNITSFNQHGVPINAFLKMNVVMVYRPDPGSKELMESRKPFMRDLFNGYARSLTEADVRGMAGILTVKSELLKRARAAAGNDLPQEILISDLIVQ; this is encoded by the coding sequence ATGGCTAAGGCACCTAAGGAAAACGATGCGGAGCTGGCGGCCGAGGCAGAGGGCGAAGAAGACGCCCAGCCTAAGGGCAGTAAAAAGCTTCTGATTGCAGCGGTTGTGCTGTCTCTCGTCTCTTTGGGCGGAGGGTTTTTCCTTGCGCGGATGGCGTTTCAAGAAGACGCCGAGACCTATGCGCCTGACTATGTTGAAGAAGTCGTCGAAGAAGGTGTCGACGAGGAACTCGCCGCTAAAGAGTCTGACGAAAAGAACGCTGACGGCGGTGGTGAGGGCGAAGAAGAGATCAAAACCGCCGAAGACGGCATTATCGAGTTTGATGAGATCCTGACCAATATCACCAGTTTCAATCAACACGGTGTCCCGATCAACGCCTTCCTCAAGATGAATGTGGTCATGGTCTATCGCCCGGATCCCGGCTCCAAAGAGCTGATGGAAAGCCGAAAGCCGTTCATGCGGGATCTGTTTAACGGATATGCCCGTAGCCTGACGGAAGCAGATGTGCGGGGCATGGCAGGGATCCTGACCGTGAAATCCGAGTTGTTGAAACGGGCACGGGCAGCGGCAGGCAATGATTTGCCGCAAGAAATCCTGATCAGCGATCTGATCGTGCAATAG
- the fliF gene encoding flagellar basal-body MS-ring/collar protein FliF — translation MQNFLNNLMALGQRRLMILGGVAAVIMGVMLFGITAITAPNYQPLYRNLSTATASSIEATLTSSGFNAIMSEDGTSVSVPASDMARARMVLAETGIPIEGDPGWELFDESTGLAMNSFMQRVNRLRAMEGELARSIQTLEGVQSARVHLVLPEREAFSRERPNPRASVIVRPVPGRAISRKQATAVRNLVASSVAELDLNRVTVLSASGEVILAETGSAGGQVTLQTTKSTIEERLAQEVQNMLTARVGAGNARVRVNVELTNSREVVVEQSFNPEQQVVRSTESTTEDKSGTEGNGNVGVENNILRRCRGDGAGASNTQSKSGEVVQYEIGNTRREIIREAGEVKRISVAVLVNGIYNVEDGDVIYEDRAPEEIARLQELVKTAVGFSAARGDEVSVDSLRFMDYSMEVGDPVTMSIMDQITRNFMSVLRALLGLIIVAMIMILGVRPALRTLLEKPAELSNDDAVALTGPDGEPLEVTATAEGDVLAADPTVQQPLPSPTAEPELAAIQTQEQPEYEPRAVRNGSDPEAPGATSIFDINEDDGPHEYIETLGVRGSLIKARVEAIQNMAEEKPDDVLRVLRSWLHQEAEA, via the coding sequence GTGCAGAACTTTCTGAACAATCTGATGGCGCTGGGTCAGCGTCGGCTCATGATCCTGGGCGGGGTCGCGGCTGTGATTATGGGTGTCATGCTGTTTGGCATCACCGCGATCACCGCGCCGAACTACCAGCCTCTGTATCGGAACCTTTCGACGGCGACGGCAAGTTCGATCGAGGCCACGCTAACAAGTTCCGGCTTTAACGCGATCATGAGTGAGGACGGCACGTCTGTGTCTGTCCCTGCGTCGGACATGGCGCGCGCGCGGATGGTTCTGGCCGAGACCGGTATTCCAATTGAAGGCGATCCGGGTTGGGAGCTCTTTGACGAATCCACCGGCCTTGCCATGAACTCTTTCATGCAACGCGTGAACCGTTTGCGCGCGATGGAAGGCGAACTGGCGCGGTCTATCCAAACGCTCGAAGGCGTGCAAAGTGCGCGCGTTCATCTGGTTTTGCCGGAGCGCGAAGCCTTTAGCCGCGAGCGTCCCAACCCGCGCGCGTCTGTGATTGTGCGCCCGGTGCCGGGTCGCGCCATCAGCCGCAAACAGGCGACAGCTGTGCGGAACCTTGTGGCGTCATCCGTCGCGGAGCTTGACCTCAACCGTGTCACCGTCCTGTCGGCAAGCGGCGAAGTCATTCTGGCCGAGACCGGATCTGCCGGCGGTCAGGTGACGCTGCAAACCACGAAGTCCACCATCGAAGAGCGACTGGCGCAAGAAGTCCAGAACATGCTGACCGCCCGCGTCGGCGCTGGCAACGCTCGTGTGCGGGTCAATGTGGAACTGACGAACTCGCGAGAAGTCGTCGTAGAGCAGAGCTTTAACCCCGAGCAGCAGGTTGTGCGATCCACCGAAAGCACCACCGAAGATAAATCAGGCACCGAAGGCAACGGCAACGTTGGCGTTGAAAACAACATCCTGCGGCGCTGCAGGGGTGATGGGGCAGGTGCCAGCAACACGCAATCCAAATCCGGTGAAGTTGTCCAATACGAAATCGGCAACACCCGCCGCGAAATCATCCGCGAAGCCGGAGAGGTCAAACGCATCTCGGTCGCGGTTCTGGTGAATGGTATCTACAACGTTGAAGACGGTGATGTGATCTATGAAGACCGCGCGCCCGAAGAAATCGCACGCTTGCAGGAACTCGTGAAAACCGCCGTCGGCTTTAGTGCCGCACGCGGCGATGAGGTCTCGGTCGACAGCCTGCGCTTCATGGATTATTCGATGGAGGTCGGCGATCCGGTCACCATGTCCATCATGGATCAGATCACCCGCAACTTCATGTCTGTCCTGCGAGCTCTGCTGGGTCTGATCATCGTCGCGATGATTATGATCCTCGGTGTTCGTCCCGCCCTGCGTACCTTGCTTGAAAAACCTGCAGAGCTGTCGAATGACGACGCCGTTGCCCTTACAGGCCCTGATGGTGAACCTCTTGAGGTGACCGCAACAGCTGAGGGCGATGTCCTTGCCGCAGATCCTACCGTACAACAGCCGCTCCCGTCCCCGACGGCCGAGCCAGAGCTTGCCGCGATACAGACGCAAGAGCAGCCGGAATATGAGCCTCGCGCTGTGCGCAATGGATCCGATCCCGAAGCCCCGGGCGCGACCTCGATCTTTGACATAAACGAAGACGA